One Lactobacillus sp. CBA3606 DNA segment encodes these proteins:
- a CDS encoding cyclophilin-like fold protein, which translates to MNRQYKVAGKILFVVLVSVLVIVSAWFWQTHRQSSQQPSFQRTASQSVVGTNNRRIIVTIGHKQLTARLNKTVPAQQLWQQLPMTVSFTDFGSGFVEKIAPLPQSLRTTGTPVGANPHPVDIAYWSPQPRLVFYGGNAGYYEGIHIIGHFEQRKKAQRLLQRHMGRIKIQITRD; encoded by the coding sequence ATGAATCGGCAATATAAAGTTGCGGGTAAGATACTTTTCGTCGTTTTAGTTAGTGTGCTAGTTATTGTGAGTGCCTGGTTTTGGCAGACGCATCGCCAATCTAGCCAACAGCCGTCATTTCAGAGGACAGCATCGCAATCAGTAGTGGGGACAAACAATCGGCGGATAATTGTGACTATTGGACACAAACAGCTTACTGCTCGTTTAAATAAAACGGTACCGGCCCAGCAGTTATGGCAGCAATTGCCGATGACGGTTAGCTTTACTGATTTTGGGAGTGGTTTTGTAGAAAAAATTGCGCCACTACCGCAATCACTACGAACAACAGGTACGCCAGTAGGTGCGAATCCACATCCCGTTGATATTGCTTATTGGTCGCCACAACCCCGGTTGGTCTTCTACGGGGGGAATGCGGGATACTATGAAGGCATTCATATCATTGGTCATTTTGAACAGCGAAAAAAGGCGCAACGATTACTGCAACGACACATGGGTCGGATAAAAATACAAATTACCCGGGATTAA
- a CDS encoding LysR family transcriptional regulator, translating to MEIRVLRYFLTVIQEQNISRAATKLHISQPTISRQLHDLEDELDVTLFERGSRTIALTASGTYFAQQARQIVALADKTIYNIQKTTTLSGNVSIGGGEVPSITTIAQAAKTLTNQHPQVTFQLSSLNADDVKRQLAAGLLDFGLLVGHVDKERLNFINLPSHSHWGLLLPKTSTLAKHAQIVPTDLFTVPLMMSYQRGVNTEIADWFGQNITQLNVIATYNLLYNATKFVEAGIGAAIAIEGIYNTASTALAFVPLADIPPVAVNLVWSKDLSLTTAAQAFLHAVQEALAPS from the coding sequence ATGGAAATTCGAGTTCTACGTTATTTTCTCACCGTCATCCAAGAACAAAATATCAGCCGGGCCGCCACCAAACTCCACATCTCTCAACCCACCATCTCACGACAACTGCACGATTTAGAGGATGAACTAGACGTGACCTTATTCGAACGTGGCAGCCGCACAATTGCCTTAACTGCCAGTGGCACTTATTTCGCCCAACAGGCTCGTCAAATTGTGGCACTTGCGGACAAGACTATCTATAATATTCAAAAAACAACCACACTCAGTGGCAACGTCTCCATTGGCGGTGGCGAAGTCCCCAGCATTACCACCATCGCACAAGCGGCTAAGACACTGACCAATCAGCATCCACAAGTGACCTTCCAGCTATCCAGCCTGAATGCAGACGACGTGAAACGGCAATTAGCTGCAGGCCTACTGGATTTTGGTCTCCTAGTAGGTCATGTCGACAAAGAGCGGCTTAATTTCATTAATTTGCCAAGTCACAGTCATTGGGGATTACTCTTACCCAAGACTTCAACACTGGCCAAACACGCCCAAATTGTACCGACTGATTTATTCACAGTTCCCTTGATGATGTCCTATCAACGCGGGGTTAACACAGAAATTGCCGACTGGTTTGGGCAAAATATCACTCAGTTAAATGTGATAGCAACCTATAATCTACTCTACAACGCTACTAAGTTTGTTGAGGCTGGGATAGGTGCCGCCATCGCCATTGAAGGTATCTACAACACCGCCAGTACTGCACTAGCTTTCGTTCCGCTAGCCGACATACCACCTGTGGCCGTTAATTTAGTCTGGTCCAAAGACCTCTCCCTTACTACAGCAGCCCAAGCTTTTTTGCATGCAGTACAAGAAGCGCTAGCACCGTCATGA
- a CDS encoding PTS sugar transporter subunit IIC codes for MDETSSNSAFSNFINKKVLPPIMKFVNTKPVKALQDGMVYALPFIIIGSVFLILSNIPIASVAAAVKASGWSAFFNQAYTVTFGIMSLWAAVGIAYVYVRNEGYEALPAGLTSMATFLLLQTLNIASPLAGAMGKAGTGITNAAGKVVMSGGAVATNIDKLPTALQNFVTSPVTGVINITWLGGQGMVAAIIVGILVGWSYSAMIRAGWKITLPEQVPSSVANQFTAMIPAGIILFVSMLIYAAFNAFGNTDILQFIYKVLQTPLQGLSDSLGGALVIALLVPFFWFFGVHGGLIMGAITSGLLIPNTFDNAALYKAGKLTVANGAHIVTNEFYNNFINLTGSGITIGLVIFTLVAAKSVQFKTIGKIELVPALFNINEPFLFGLPIVMNPFLAIPFFLTPVIVALSTYLVIYFGIVPPLNGFAAPWTTPAIISGFLIGGWKMAIWQTITLLMSVGIYFPFAKKYDAVLTKQEGAKAAAEAAAGNAATEKL; via the coding sequence ATGGATGAAACAAGTAGTAACAGTGCTTTCAGTAATTTCATTAACAAAAAAGTGCTACCACCGATTATGAAGTTCGTGAACACTAAACCGGTGAAGGCCTTACAAGATGGGATGGTTTACGCCCTCCCCTTTATCATTATTGGGTCAGTCTTCTTAATTCTATCAAATATCCCAATCGCTTCCGTTGCAGCAGCGGTGAAAGCTTCTGGCTGGTCAGCCTTCTTTAACCAAGCCTATACCGTCACTTTCGGGATTATGTCACTTTGGGCCGCTGTTGGGATTGCCTATGTTTATGTCCGTAATGAAGGTTACGAAGCTTTGCCAGCTGGCTTAACGTCGATGGCAACTTTCCTCCTATTGCAAACTTTGAACATTGCTAGCCCATTAGCTGGAGCAATGGGCAAAGCCGGTACTGGGATTACTAATGCCGCTGGTAAAGTAGTCATGTCTGGTGGCGCTGTTGCAACCAATATCGACAAGTTACCAACCGCTTTACAAAACTTTGTGACCTCGCCCGTTACCGGTGTCATTAACATCACTTGGCTAGGTGGTCAAGGGATGGTTGCCGCTATTATCGTTGGGATTCTAGTTGGTTGGTCATACTCTGCAATGATTCGCGCCGGCTGGAAGATCACCTTACCTGAACAAGTTCCTTCAAGTGTCGCTAATCAATTTACAGCGATGATTCCTGCTGGGATTATTCTATTTGTTTCAATGTTAATCTATGCTGCTTTCAATGCTTTTGGTAACACTGATATTTTGCAATTTATTTATAAAGTTTTACAAACACCTTTACAAGGATTATCTGATTCCTTAGGCGGTGCCCTAGTCATCGCGCTATTGGTCCCATTCTTCTGGTTCTTTGGGGTCCATGGTGGCTTAATCATGGGGGCCATTACCAGTGGCTTGTTGATTCCAAACACCTTTGACAATGCCGCTTTATATAAAGCCGGTAAATTAACCGTTGCTAATGGTGCTCATATTGTAACCAATGAATTCTACAATAACTTCATTAACTTAACAGGTTCCGGGATTACAATTGGGTTGGTTATCTTTACGTTAGTTGCCGCTAAATCAGTGCAATTTAAGACGATTGGGAAAATTGAATTAGTCCCAGCCCTCTTTAACATTAACGAACCTTTCCTATTCGGTTTACCAATTGTTATGAATCCATTCTTGGCAATTCCATTCTTCTTGACACCGGTGATCGTCGCTTTGTCGACTTACTTAGTCATCTATTTTGGGATTGTACCGCCATTAAATGGGTTCGCCGCACCTTGGACAACGCCTGCCATCATTTCTGGGTTCTTAATCGGTGGTTGGAAGATGGCCATTTGGCAAACGATTACCTTGTTAATGTCTGTCGGTATCTACTTCCCATTTGCTAAGAAATACGATGCTGTCTTGACGAAACAAGAAGGCGCCAAAGCCGCTGCTGAAGCAGCCGCTGGCAATGCCGCTACTGAAAAATTATAA
- a CDS encoding S-4TM family putative pore-forming effector yields MKMKIDIAKQNTPKAIRLLSAQRNLYSQAKFIELFSLLSTLVPIVLVLFIGNGICIQFITTIAPVIALLLTQWSKNEIKSAARIQEKFDTIIFGLYWNEILVGREPSPEIINKFSKNQDQSILKNWYTNPGLDSDELNIIICQRNNVVWNIQLHKICKNIIVFLLLLFLGFITAGIFFKDYMWVHAMDTAIVTIIPIVIKLVSYWISFKALLDEETQLINKIDDIIHSIDENRYSISVEDLRSIQDFIFINIRSATVLVPNWIYFVTKKNREEAMESSTKSIADNLKKHSEH; encoded by the coding sequence ATGAAAATGAAAATTGACATAGCTAAGCAAAACACACCCAAAGCAATTCGGTTATTGTCTGCACAAAGGAATTTATATTCTCAAGCAAAATTTATAGAGCTTTTTAGCCTGTTGTCAACATTAGTTCCGATTGTCCTTGTACTTTTTATTGGAAATGGGATTTGCATTCAATTCATTACAACAATCGCCCCCGTGATAGCTCTTTTACTAACTCAGTGGTCAAAAAACGAAATAAAAAGCGCCGCAAGAATTCAAGAAAAATTTGACACTATTATATTCGGGCTATATTGGAATGAAATATTAGTCGGGAGAGAACCAAGTCCAGAGATTATTAATAAGTTTTCAAAAAATCAGGATCAAAGTATTTTAAAAAATTGGTACACTAATCCAGGTTTAGATTCAGATGAATTAAATATAATCATTTGCCAAAGGAATAATGTGGTATGGAATATACAGCTCCATAAAATCTGTAAAAATATAATAGTATTTTTGCTTTTGCTATTTCTAGGATTTATTACTGCTGGTATCTTTTTTAAAGATTACATGTGGGTACATGCTATGGATACTGCTATCGTTACTATAATTCCAATTGTTATCAAACTGGTAAGTTATTGGATCAGTTTTAAAGCTTTGCTAGATGAAGAAACCCAACTAATTAACAAGATAGATGATATCATTCACTCTATAGATGAAAATAGATATTCAATTTCTGTTGAAGACTTAAGATCTATTCAAGATTTTATATTTATTAATATTAGATCTGCAACTGTTTTAGTTCCAAATTGGATTTACTTTGTTACCAAGAAAAACCGTGAAGAAGCAATGGAATCCTCTACAAAAAGTATTGCTGACAATTTAAAAAAGCATTCGGAACATTAA
- a CDS encoding PTS sugar transporter subunit IIB: MPKKTIMLACTSSISTSLLVAKMQTVAEQRNTNYHIFATAAATIDRALTAAQRPDVLLLSPQISFLAPKVKVLATQLHIPMAIINMHDYGTMNGQKVLALAEALLTS; this comes from the coding sequence ATGCCTAAAAAAACCATCATGTTAGCTTGCACCAGTAGCATATCCACCTCATTACTCGTTGCTAAGATGCAGACAGTCGCCGAACAGCGCAATACTAATTACCACATTTTTGCCACTGCAGCGGCCACAATTGACCGCGCCTTAACGGCCGCTCAACGGCCAGATGTCCTCTTATTAAGCCCGCAAATCAGCTTTTTAGCACCAAAAGTTAAAGTCCTAGCGACCCAATTACATATTCCCATGGCCATTATCAATATGCACGACTATGGCACAATGAACGGTCAAAAAGTGCTCGCTTTAGCAGAAGCCCTTTTGACATCCTAG
- the tnpA gene encoding IS200/IS605 family transposase: MANKLNSLAHTKWLCKYHIVFTPKYRRKIIYNQYRRDLQEDIRLLCQYKGVKILEGHMMLEHVHLLVSIPPKLSVSSFVGYLKGKSALMMFDQHANLKYKFGNRHFWSVGYYVSTVGLNEATIEKYIRDQEKNDQAEDCLSVREYEDPFMGQGK, encoded by the coding sequence ATGGCGAATAAGCTAAATAGTCTTGCGCATACCAAATGGCTGTGCAAGTACCATATTGTATTCACTCCAAAGTATAGGAGAAAAATAATTTATAATCAATATCGACGTGATTTGCAAGAGGATATTCGATTGTTGTGCCAATATAAAGGCGTAAAAATTTTGGAAGGCCATATGATGCTTGAACATGTGCATTTATTGGTAAGTATCCCACCGAAGCTGAGTGTATCAAGTTTCGTGGGGTATTTGAAAGGTAAATCGGCATTGATGATGTTTGATCAGCATGCAAATTTAAAATATAAATTTGGAAATCGACATTTCTGGTCAGTTGGTTATTATGTCAGCACGGTTGGATTGAATGAAGCAACCATCGAGAAGTATATCCGTGATCAGGAGAAAAATGATCAAGCGGAAGATTGCTTGAGTGTTCGGGAATATGAGGACCCTTTTATGGGTCAAGGTAAGTAA
- a CDS encoding sugar O-acetyltransferase, protein MQKTTILDRALAGERLVFTDPEFAIVEQKVVHTARLLQMFNQTTQTGAERRQLLSDIFGTTVPISTDIKAPLHSDFGGHIFVGENVFINQDVILTDLGGIYLGDGVLIGPRSTLITVNHVEAPKHRRDLLPQAIHIEAGAWLGAGVTVLPGVTIGENTIIGAGAVVTKDIPANVVAVGTPAKILRHVLAEVDDESAI, encoded by the coding sequence ATGCAGAAGACAACGATTCTTGACCGTGCTCTGGCGGGTGAACGACTCGTGTTTACGGATCCGGAATTTGCGATTGTGGAGCAAAAAGTTGTCCACACAGCTCGGCTTTTACAGATGTTTAATCAGACTACGCAAACCGGAGCAGAACGCCGACAATTACTCAGTGATATTTTTGGGACAACTGTGCCAATTTCAACGGACATTAAGGCACCGCTCCATAGCGATTTTGGCGGTCATATCTTTGTTGGAGAAAATGTCTTTATTAATCAAGATGTGATATTAACTGATCTTGGCGGTATTTATTTAGGGGATGGTGTCTTGATTGGACCACGGTCAACGTTGATTACAGTGAACCATGTGGAAGCTCCTAAACATCGGCGTGATCTTTTGCCGCAAGCAATCCATATTGAAGCGGGGGCCTGGTTAGGTGCTGGTGTAACGGTTCTTCCCGGTGTTACAATCGGAGAAAATACCATTATTGGTGCTGGTGCAGTGGTGACTAAGGATATCCCCGCCAATGTGGTCGCAGTGGGAACACCTGCCAAAATACTGCGACATGTTTTGGCGGAGGTAGACGATGAATCGGCAATATAA
- a CDS encoding glycoside hydrolase family 1 protein → MQESRKMPKDFFWGNSVSSMQTEGAWNVDGKGLSVYDVRPATATTADWHDAIDEYHRYDEDLDLMQALHMNMYRIQISWSRIVPDGDGAFNPAGLAFYDRLVDGMLKRGITPMICLYHFDMPLALAQKENGFMSRHTVAAFVRFGKKVIEHFADRVKYWITFNEHNLYFSDEAFNISGYTTGDRSLSELYTIFHHTMLAHAQLDAFVHANYSDVKIGGMLAYTPVYPATAKPNDVFAARQLDQFLNQNLNTAFVNGHYDHEVLTFIKNQHLDYDLQPGDEAILAAMHADFLAFSYYRSTTINADKIPAHTAPNRYLNFGMESNRFLETNEWDWSIDPLGFRNLITDLYNRYQVPVFPIENGIGIREHWDGQHPIADDLRIRYHAEHLKAMKDAMFLDGAQVLGYLGWGLIDIPSSHADIEKRYGVVYVNRSNHDLKDLKRVPKKSYYWLQAVLEKNGDEL, encoded by the coding sequence ATGCAAGAATCACGTAAAATGCCTAAAGATTTTTTCTGGGGAAATTCCGTTTCAAGCATGCAAACTGAAGGTGCCTGGAATGTGGATGGTAAAGGCTTATCAGTTTATGATGTTCGACCAGCGACGGCCACTACCGCCGACTGGCACGATGCGATTGATGAGTATCACCGGTATGATGAGGATTTAGACCTCATGCAAGCGTTGCATATGAACATGTATCGCATTCAAATTTCATGGTCACGAATCGTCCCTGACGGTGATGGCGCCTTTAATCCCGCAGGCTTGGCCTTCTATGATCGTCTCGTCGATGGCATGCTAAAACGTGGTATCACCCCAATGATTTGTCTCTATCACTTTGACATGCCATTAGCGTTAGCTCAAAAAGAAAACGGATTCATGTCCCGCCATACGGTCGCGGCGTTCGTCCGTTTTGGTAAAAAGGTTATTGAACATTTTGCTGATCGCGTTAAATATTGGATTACGTTCAATGAACATAACCTCTATTTCAGTGATGAGGCCTTTAATATTTCCGGCTATACCACTGGTGATCGGTCATTGAGTGAGTTATACACGATTTTTCATCACACGATGCTCGCCCATGCGCAATTAGACGCTTTCGTGCATGCAAACTATTCTGACGTCAAAATTGGTGGCATGTTGGCTTACACCCCAGTTTACCCGGCGACTGCCAAACCGAACGATGTTTTCGCCGCCCGTCAGTTGGATCAATTTTTGAATCAAAATTTGAATACAGCCTTCGTTAATGGGCACTATGACCATGAAGTTCTGACATTTATTAAGAACCAGCACCTTGATTATGATTTACAACCTGGCGATGAAGCCATTTTAGCGGCAATGCATGCTGATTTCTTAGCTTTCAGTTATTATCGGTCAACGACGATTAACGCTGATAAAATTCCCGCACATACGGCGCCAAATCGCTACTTAAATTTCGGCATGGAAAGTAACCGCTTTCTAGAGACTAACGAATGGGACTGGTCGATTGATCCTTTAGGTTTCCGCAATTTAATTACTGATTTATACAATCGTTACCAAGTCCCTGTCTTTCCGATTGAAAACGGCATTGGCATCCGTGAACATTGGGATGGTCAGCATCCGATTGCCGATGACTTACGGATTCGTTATCACGCCGAACATTTAAAAGCGATGAAAGATGCGATGTTTCTAGATGGCGCCCAAGTGTTAGGTTACTTGGGCTGGGGCCTCATTGATATTCCGAGCTCACATGCGGATATCGAAAAACGTTACGGGGTTGTTTATGTTAACCGGAGTAATCATGATTTAAAGGATCTAAAACGTGTACCGAAGAAATCTTATTATTGGTTACAAGCAGTTTTAGAAAAAAATGGAGATGAATTGTAA
- a CDS encoding SDR family oxidoreductase → MSVENKVVVVTGASSGIGAATVKLLVNQGAKVVFGARRADKLAMVAADLPKDQIAYQVTDVAELVSVQELIHLAVSTFGKIDALFNNAGVMPTANLAENHHDEWQRMLDINVMGVLNGISAVLPVMHQQGFGHILATDSVAGHLVYPGSAVYCGTKFAVRAIMEGLRQEEIQNRIRTTIVSPGAVDTELYRSISDSKTAKDLVTAWHATSDSALQPEDLAAAVVYAIGAPSRVAVNEVLIRPAGQAM, encoded by the coding sequence ATGAGTGTTGAAAATAAGGTTGTAGTTGTTACTGGAGCATCTAGTGGCATTGGTGCGGCCACTGTTAAATTATTAGTTAATCAAGGCGCCAAAGTGGTTTTTGGTGCGCGACGTGCTGATAAATTGGCAATGGTTGCGGCTGATTTACCTAAGGATCAAATTGCTTATCAGGTGACGGATGTGGCAGAACTCGTATCTGTTCAGGAATTAATTCATTTGGCTGTTAGCACATTTGGCAAGATTGATGCCCTCTTTAACAATGCTGGAGTGATGCCCACGGCTAATTTAGCTGAGAATCATCATGATGAGTGGCAACGGATGTTAGATATTAATGTGATGGGCGTATTAAATGGGATATCAGCGGTACTTCCTGTCATGCATCAACAAGGATTCGGCCACATCTTAGCAACGGATTCGGTTGCAGGTCACTTGGTTTATCCAGGATCTGCGGTGTATTGTGGAACGAAGTTTGCTGTACGAGCGATTATGGAAGGCTTACGACAAGAAGAAATTCAGAATCGGATTCGCACGACGATTGTGTCACCAGGAGCAGTTGATACGGAACTATACCGGTCTATCAGTGATTCTAAGACGGCTAAAGACTTAGTGACCGCTTGGCATGCAACATCAGATAGTGCCCTGCAGCCCGAAGATCTTGCGGCTGCTGTCGTTTATGCTATTGGTGCACCTAGCCGTGTAGCAGTAAACGAAGTCTTGATCCGTCCCGCTGGTCAGGCGATGTAA
- a CDS encoding zeta toxin family protein, whose translation MSEQKRYIIVAGINGAGKSTLYRTRPELFAHSKRLNADEILQAMGGDWRKNRDNFKAMREEIKQLHAALNQRQSIHVETTLSGQGKAQLNLIDRAHKNGFEVTLLYVALKSEKIAINRVHERVKKGGHGVPDEVVKKRYSQSNHNLPAVAFKVDNVVIYDNSQKFVSVYRREHDQVIKNKLSEYPWINSKITFEAAIQKQLNGFVKDNPDLKIENPMNDPENKDESGT comes from the coding sequence ATGAGTGAACAAAAAAGATATATCATTGTGGCTGGAATAAACGGCGCTGGGAAAAGTACTTTGTATCGTACACGGCCAGAATTATTTGCGCATTCTAAACGATTGAACGCTGATGAAATTCTGCAAGCAATGGGTGGTGATTGGCGAAAAAATCGTGATAATTTTAAAGCCATGCGCGAAGAAATTAAACAGTTACATGCTGCTTTAAATCAGCGACAGAGTATTCACGTTGAAACAACCTTATCTGGACAAGGTAAGGCTCAATTGAATCTAATTGATCGTGCTCACAAAAATGGTTTTGAGGTCACGCTTTTATATGTGGCTTTAAAAAGCGAAAAAATAGCAATTAATCGTGTTCATGAGCGGGTCAAAAAAGGTGGGCATGGTGTACCAGATGAAGTTGTAAAAAAACGTTATAGTCAATCAAATCATAATTTGCCAGCAGTTGCCTTCAAAGTTGATAACGTAGTGATCTATGATAATAGCCAAAAATTTGTGTCAGTTTACAGAAGAGAGCATGACCAGGTGATTAAAAATAAATTGAGTGAATATCCTTGGATTAATTCTAAAATCACTTTTGAAGCAGCCATTCAAAAACAACTAAATGGCTTTGTTAAAGATAATCCAGATTTAAAAATTGAAAATCCAATGAATGATCCAGAAAATAAAGACGAGTCCGGGACATAA
- a CDS encoding IS1182 family transposase — protein sequence MQMNYINNQTILKLELDWQPKSNHIVWAINTLVESISMADLDAESSRTGRPEYPARLLLKMLLFGYSRKVFSGRKIAEMAEENLPMRWLLGNIQTTPSYRTINRFRVKPQTKTLIKRLFLTFRQRLEALGLIDDSALFIDGTKLLANANKYTFVWRKSVEKNEPKLNVKTSQLYQDLIQAKVDLAVNQETDRPLDSASLDVISNQVDDEITHLNTIIADEKIKPGGSQNKRRRRKLKHYSHLLHNDLIPRKQKYEFANRTFGKRNSFSKTDPAATFMRMKEDPMKNGQLKPGYNLQVASQNQFTLFFDLFHNPTDTRTLQPFLSTIFDTNQYTARYIVADAGYGSEMNYQYITDELKTNFLIPYGMYEKEQKRSYHKDKRKVANWNYDEKNDCFTDLDGIQFVFSNYSTRHDKYGAERNFKVYRAVKYFEDPIRQKLATTPKGNKRQISINSNWEYFKNKAKEQLSSQVGQQIYAQRKIDVEPIFANLKAHLSFNRFSVRGLMGTWNEVGIALMANNMAKLAMLFADPEGQRKNEVVNSQNSRIYYLIFLWNPSYVPDSSLFSGSFIGFSIFKSGLSLTKPFSCF from the coding sequence ATGCAAATGAATTATATCAATAATCAAACTATTTTGAAACTAGAATTGGACTGGCAACCCAAAAGTAATCACATTGTTTGGGCAATCAATACTTTAGTTGAATCAATTTCAATGGCTGATTTGGACGCCGAGTCCTCTCGGACCGGTCGTCCTGAGTATCCTGCTAGATTATTACTTAAAATGTTATTATTTGGATATTCTCGTAAAGTTTTTTCTGGTCGAAAAATCGCTGAAATGGCGGAAGAAAACTTACCGATGCGTTGGCTATTAGGCAATATCCAAACAACACCTAGTTATCGAACTATCAATCGTTTTCGGGTTAAACCGCAAACTAAAACACTGATCAAACGGCTTTTCTTAACTTTCCGCCAACGGTTAGAAGCATTGGGGCTGATTGATGACTCGGCATTATTTATTGATGGTACTAAACTGCTTGCTAACGCTAATAAATATACTTTTGTATGGCGAAAGTCTGTTGAGAAAAATGAGCCTAAGCTTAATGTTAAAACTAGCCAACTTTATCAGGATTTAATTCAAGCTAAAGTTGATTTGGCCGTCAATCAAGAGACCGATCGGCCTCTTGATAGTGCTAGTTTAGATGTAATCTCCAATCAAGTGGATGATGAAATCACTCATTTGAATACAATTATTGCCGACGAAAAGATTAAACCCGGTGGCTCTCAAAATAAGCGCCGTCGTCGTAAACTAAAACATTACTCACATTTGCTACACAACGATCTGATTCCACGCAAACAAAAATACGAGTTTGCCAATAGGACTTTTGGTAAACGCAATAGTTTCTCTAAGACTGATCCTGCGGCAACTTTCATGCGTATGAAAGAGGATCCAATGAAGAACGGTCAACTAAAACCAGGATATAATCTTCAGGTCGCAAGTCAAAATCAATTTACATTATTCTTCGATTTATTCCATAACCCTACCGATACTCGGACGCTACAGCCATTTTTATCGACTATCTTTGATACCAACCAATATACTGCCCGGTATATTGTTGCTGATGCCGGTTATGGTAGTGAAATGAACTATCAATATATTACTGATGAGCTTAAAACTAATTTTTTGATTCCATATGGCATGTATGAAAAAGAACAAAAACGTTCTTATCATAAAGACAAACGGAAAGTTGCTAATTGGAATTATGATGAAAAGAACGATTGTTTTACTGATTTGGATGGCATTCAATTTGTCTTTTCTAATTACAGCACTCGTCACGATAAATACGGTGCTGAGCGAAACTTCAAAGTGTATCGAGCTGTTAAATATTTTGAAGATCCTATTCGGCAAAAATTAGCCACTACCCCCAAGGGTAACAAGCGCCAAATCAGTATTAACTCAAATTGGGAATATTTTAAAAACAAAGCAAAAGAACAGCTTTCAAGTCAAGTTGGCCAACAAATTTACGCGCAACGTAAAATTGATGTTGAACCAATTTTTGCCAACTTGAAAGCTCATTTGTCGTTCAACCGTTTCTCGGTGCGAGGTTTAATGGGTACATGGAATGAAGTTGGTATCGCATTAATGGCAAATAATATGGCAAAATTAGCCATGCTATTTGCAGACCCGGAGGGGCAAAGAAAAAATGAGGTAGTAAATTCTCAAAATTCGAGAATTTACTACCTCATTTTCTTATGGAATCCGAGTTATGTCCCGGACTCGTCTTTATTTTCTGGATCATTCATTGGATTTTCAATTTTTAAATCTGGATTATCTTTAACAAAGCCATTTAGTTGTTTTTGA
- a CDS encoding PTS sugar transporter subunit IIB, protein MAEKIIMLACSAGMSTSLLVSKMEAAAKADGVNYKIFATASSDIDHQLKSEHKPDVLMLGPQISYMADDVKKKTDQAGIPMALINMQDYGMMNGENVLTTAEKLLGDK, encoded by the coding sequence ATGGCTGAAAAAATAATTATGTTGGCTTGCTCAGCCGGCATGTCAACCTCATTACTAGTTTCAAAAATGGAAGCGGCCGCTAAAGCCGATGGCGTTAATTACAAGATTTTTGCCACCGCTTCATCCGACATTGATCATCAACTAAAGTCTGAACACAAACCAGATGTTTTGATGCTGGGACCACAGATTAGTTATATGGCTGATGATGTAAAAAAGAAAACGGACCAGGCTGGGATTCCAATGGCTCTCATCAATATGCAAGATTATGGCATGATGAATGGTGAAAACGTCCTAACTACTGCTGAAAAATTATTAGGCGATAAGTAA